The DNA sequence CGGTGTACCGGTCTTGTCCCAGACCCGGTACCGCGTGTTCACGATGGCTACCAGGTGACTGGGGCCCGCGGTCATGATCGGGTCCGGCGGGACACTGGTGAAGTTTGAGGGAATGGCGTCGAACGACACACCGTCGCTGACCGGCGCGTGGCTCGTATTCACCGTCGCTAGCTGTGCGTCGGGCGTAGCCGGAGAGCTCTCGGCCAACTGCTTGAGGGTGATGTAGTCATTCAGGGTCATACCGGACAGCGGGTGGTACTCGGAGGCCGGCTCGTTGTGGGACTCGTCGGCTTTCGGCGGCGTGGTCCGTGCGTTGATGTCGAGGTCCAGGTCCCGCAGATCGATGGTCGAGATCGGGTAGGTCGTCTCCCGGACGATGTACTCGATCTCCTCAATCGGCGGCCGGGGAACGCGAGTGCCGTTAATAAGGTTATTCCCGTAGTTGCTGTTGGAGGCGTTGGGGATCTGCACCGATCCGGCCACCTGGCGGGCTTTCCAGAGCTCCAGCTGTTCGTGGGCCAGGGCGGTGATCGGTCGGTAGCCCGGGAGCCAACGGCCCCAGGTCAGATCGGAGGCGGGCACTTTCGCCAGGGATTCGACGGTCGCCTCGCCGGGACGGCGGATCGGAGCCTCTGCCAGTTTCAGCGCATGTCGCCCACTGCCCGGAACGGACGGTTCCAGCCTGGAATAGGGCTTTTCGGTGCCGTCCGTCGCGCAGTCGCTGTCGTCCGCTGCAGTCGGAATCCATGGCATCGACAGGACAAGAAGGGTTGCGATCCAGGGCCAGCCACGCATGTCGATCTCTCCTCGGTTTGGGCCGTCGCACGAACGTCGCCCCGGGCAGAGCGGACTCCGCAGACCCCTACTTTGTACGACACCGCCTAACGGCGGCCCATCAGGAAAACCCGCCGAAATTGAAAGAAAAACCCCTACGGGAGACGGAAAAGGGGGCAGGAAAAGGGGACAGATTTATTTTCCCGCGGAGCGGAAAATAAATCTGTCCCCTTTTCCTCTTTTCTATCGGGCGAGGGCCTTGGCGCGTTGGATGAGTCGGGGTTCGACGAAGTCCGCCGTTTGCCAGATCCTCAGGGCGTTCCTGGCGTGGGCCTCCGCGTCCGAGAGCCAGCATCGCGCCGCCGCCGGTTGGGGCACGCCGCTGTACGACGTTCTTCGATCCACCGACAGCACGGACTTTGGCACGCCGACCTGTGTCGAGTCTGATGACGGGATCGACACCGTCGCGACGGCACAACAACTCCAGGCCAGGGTGGACATGGACCTATCGGCAACGATCTTCTTCAGGCGTGTTGCGGCCCTTACGGGGCGTTTCTCGCCAAACTGATTTGTTACACTCAAATCCATCACCATCGGGACAAGATCGAGCCATGAAAGCCGTCGTTCACACAGAGTACGGGCCCCCCGAGGTCCTCACACTCAGGGAGGTTGTGAAGCCGACTCCGGGGGCGAAAGAGGTCCTCATCCGGATCGCTGCCACAACCGTCAATACCGGCGATTGCGAGATGCGTCGGTCCGAAATTCCGAACGTGATCTGGTTCATCATCCGCTTGTTCTTCGGACTCACGAAGCCGCGCAAGCAGATCCTCGGCGCGTATTTCTCCGGAGAAATCGAAGCCGTCGGCTCAGACGTTGAACAGTTTCAGGTAGGCGACCAGGTGTTTGCCGCTTCCGGCGTTCGCTTCGGTGCATACGCCGAGTACGTCTGCCTACCTAGCCGCTTCACGATCGCGACGAAACCCACCAACATGACCCACAAGGAGGCCTCAGCCGTGCCCCTCGGTGGGCTCAACGCGTGGCACTACCTCCAGAAAGCGAAAATCAGGAAAGGTGAGAAGGTCCTCATCAACGGAGCAGGCGGAGCTTTCGGGACCTTCGCCGTGCAGCTGGCCAAGCTGATGGGAGCGACGGTGACCGGCGTCGATAGCACGGAGAAGCTGGACATGTTGCGCGAGCTCGGGGCGGATCATGTCATCGACTACACGCAAGAAGACTACACGGATAACGGCGAGACCTACGACGTGATCTTCAATGTGGTGGCCAAGAGCTCGCTGTCTCGAGGGATTCGAACCCTCAACAGCGGTGGAAGATATCTATTGACCAACCCGGCGGGTCTCTTTCAGATGTTCCGCGCGCCGTGGATATCGATGACGAGTGACAAGGACGTGATCGTGCAGTTCGCACCGGAGACGGTCGACGAATTGAACCACCTGCGAGAGCTCATCGAATCCGGCAAACTCCGGTCGATCATCGACCGATCCTTCCCCCTGGAACAGGCCGTCGAGGCTCATCACTACGTGGAATCGGGCCGCAAGAAGGGGAACGTTGTCTTGACGATGGGCCCTGCCTGATAGGGTTTCCTCTCACCCGTTTTCCTAGTCGGTCGGTGGGTCCGGTAGTTCGACCCTATTGCGGGCCAAGTAGGAGAGCCACGGCTCGAAGGAAATGAAGATATCGACAAGCTCTTCGAGGGCGGCACGGCCGAAACGTCGCCGTTCCGCAGCGCCTCGATCCTTCCGCCAGGAGAGGAGTTTCTCCAACTCTCCGTGATCCAGGAACACGGCACTGCAACCGCCGCACCAGTCGATCGCGATCTTGTCCTGAGTTCCGCGCATCATCGCCGTGTCGCAGATCCCACACACAAGGGCGCTAGCTTCGCCAAACGCGGGACTCATGAACTCCTCGATGCTGCCCTCGTGTTGGATCGTGGAAAACTCGGCGAACAGGGCGTCGAGCGCAAGGGAGTCAAACCACAGTCCGTCGCAGGTCTTGCAGCGCCCGTAGCGGATGCCGCGCTGCTCCTCTTCCTGAAAAGACCAGCCGCATTTTGGACATGGAACCTGTTTCATCATGATGAGAAGTCATCTCCTGGACAAAAAGGGGACAGATTTATTTTAGACCCTATTTTAGAACCAAATCCGTCCACACCGCGACCGGCGCACCGGCAGTGATTCTGCTCCGGAGTGTCCAGCCCGCCGTGGTAATCTCCGCCCATGAACCCGCGGATTCGCTTCGTCCTCTCGCTGCTGGCGTGGGTGGTGCTCGGCTGCCAACCGACGTTCTCTCAGACCGATCGCCCCGCTGGAAACGTGCTCGGGCAGGCGACGATCAAGGAGGCGTACGACGCCTATCACACGGAGCGGTTGACGGACGGAGTCCTGGGTCCCGAGGGTGGACACTGGCTAAGCGATCGAAACACGCTGTTCACGTCGATGGGATACGTGGTCTTCGAGTTACCGCAGACGATCCCGGTCGGCTACGCGCGCAACGAGCGAATCCGGGCGACCCGCTCCGTCACCGTCGTCGAGTCGGCGCCGTGGCCGCGAAGGATCACGCGGGCGATCTGACGGCTGACTCCAGCCGACCGTGAGAGGAACGGCAGCGCCGGCATCAACGGTGCGACGGGGCGACACGGTCGCGTTAGCCGGGGCGGCAGATGAAAAACAGCTCTGACCCTTGTTGTGCCCGCCTAGAAAGCGATGCTGTACGCGACGCCGGGGTGTTCCATCGATGCCGGTAAGAAGGTGAACACGCGTCGTTTGTGGCGGTAGTCGACGGTCGGGTGAAGGTTGACCCCATCCCATAAAAGGGTCGACGAGAACCCCTTGTCGAAATCGGCTCTCAGACCGCCGATGACGTAGCGCCGGTCGTTTCTCGGTCTCCTCGACCGCTACGAAGTTGAGCAGTGGGCCGACCTTGTCTTCGTCCGATAACGGGTTGTACTCGACACCCAGCGCCAGCCGCGGGACGACCCGATAGGTCAGCGTGGTCCGCAGTTTCGCTCGCTCGATCTCATTCGGAATCCAACGTTGGCTGTACTCAAACTTGTGTTCCGTCTCGGCAGTCCCCCGGACCGCCCGCCCCTCGCCGGGTCAGAGGGCTCAGCTGGGGACTCGTGAGGCCTCGCTCTTGTCTTTTCCACATGCGGTGGATCCTAGAGGATAGAATCGGTCTGTGCAGCGCTGTGTTTGACGATGGAGACGGCGGTGACGATCGAACCCGGACAAACCCTATTGCACTACCGCCTTACCGAGAAGATCGGCGAGGGCGGCATGGGTGTCGTCTGGAAAGCGTTGGACACGACCCTCGATCGCGAGGTCGCGATCAAGGTCCTGCCCGCCGCATTTGCGGGGAACGCCGAGCGACTGGCCCGCTTCGAACGAGAGGCCAAACTGTTGGCGTCGTTGAATCATCCTAACCTGGCCACCGTCTTCGGGGTGCATCGTTCGGACGACACGAGGTTCCTGGCGATGGAGCTCGTTCCCGGAGAAGATCTTGCACAGCGAATCAGCCGGGGAAGGCTCTCCATAGAGGAAGTCATCGGCATTGCGGGACAGGTCGCCAGGGCGCTCGAGGCGGCCCACGGGCGTGGCGTGGTTCATCGCGACCTCAAGCCTGCCAACATTCGGGTCACGCCCGATGGCACGGTCAAGATTCTGGACTTCGGTCTGGCCAAGACCCTGGAGGCGGAGAGCGGCGACCCATCGCTCTCCCCGACGATGACCTCGGTGGGATCGGTGGCCGGGATGTTGCTGGGCACGGCGGGTTACATGAGCCCGGAGCAAGCCCGCGGGCAGGACGTGGACGAACGAAGCGACATCTGGTCGTTCGGGTGTGTGTTGTGGGAGTGCCTGACTCAACAGGTGCTATTTGGCGGCAAGACCGTGTCCGATTCGATCGGGGCCATCCTGCACACGGAGCCGGATTGGACGCGGTTGCCGGAGGGGACGACGCCGGCCCTGCGACGGTTGTTGCAACGCTGCCTATCCAAGGATCCGCGTCATCGACTGCACCACATCGCCGACGCTCGCATCGAGCTGGAGGCGACGGACCCGGATTTACCTTCTGTCGTCCGTTCTTCCCGCGGCTACTGGATCGCCATCGCCGTGCTGGCAATCGCCGCGACGACCGCACTCACGGCCGCGCTGTGGCCGACGGCCGACAAGGCCGAAGCCGAGGACGCGAATCCGCTGGCCGGCGCGCGGTTTACCAGGGTCACGGATTTCCCCGGAGCGGAGTACGACGCCGCGATCTCACCGGATGGCAGGTTTGTCACGTTCGTTTCGGATCGCGACGGGCCGTTCCAGCTCTACGTGGGTCAGATCGGCGCCGGCGATTTTCGCAAGCTCAATTCGGACGATTTCACAATGGACGATGCCCGCGCAGCGGTGCGCAGCGTCGGGTTCAACAGCGACGGTTCGGAGATCTGGCTCGGCGGCGGTCCGTTGCGGAGGGTGCGCATGATGCCTCTGCTCGGGGGATCGGTCCGCAATTTCCTGAGCGAGGAATCGGTCACCGTGGCGTGGTCTCCCGACGGCACTCAGATTGTCTACCACGAGCGCGTCGCAGGAGACCCGCTCTACATCGCCGATAGCAACGAGACCAACAGCCGCAAGATCCTCAGTCCACCTGCGGGAACCCACCAACACTACCCGGTCTGGTCCGCCGACGGGCTGTGGATCTACATGGCTCGCGGACGCCCGGCAACCCTCGAGATGGACCTCTGGCGAGTGCGTGTGAACGGCGAAGATCTAGAGCAGGTAACCCACGGCAAACTGGACGTACGGTCTCCAACGCCGATCGACGCAAACACCGTGCTCTACAGCGCGCGGGATACCGACGGTGCGGGACCCTGGTTGTGGGCGCTGGATGTTCGGACGGGAGTCTCTCGACGCGCAAGTATCGGGCTGGAGCAGTACGCGTCGATATCGGCCAGCGCCAACGGACGCCGCCTGGTAGTCACCGTTCAGGATGCACGGTCGACGCTCTGGAGTGTGCCGATCCAGGAACGCCCCGCGACCGAGGGTGACGCGCAGCCGATCACCGACTTGCAGACGCCCCGCGCACTCTCGCCGCGCTTCGGTGGCTCGTCGATGTTCTATCTGTCGTCGCGGGGAAGTGGCGACGGGTTATGGCGCTACTCCGGCGGTAAACCCTCGGAGATCTGGAGGGGCAGCAAGACGGCGCTGCTCGAGCCGGCTGCGGTGTCACCGGATGGCGAGACGGTCGTTCTACTCCTTCGTAACGAGGAACGATGGCGGCTTCACACGCTTGGAGCCGACGGCACCCGCTTGCGACTGCTGTCCGAGACCATTGACGCGCGAGGTGCTGCCGCGTGGTCACCCGATGGAAAATGGATCGTAACCGGCGGGTACGAAGCAGGCGTGGAGGGTTTGTTCAAGATTCCTGTGGGGGGTGGCGCCGCCGAGCGCATCGTCGATGGGGAGGCGCTGAATCCCGTCTGGTCACCGGAAGGGAATCTCATCGCCTACACCGGCGCGCAGGTCAACGTTGTCACGCCGCTCCTGGCCGTCCGTCCCGATGGGGAGCCAGTGAGATTTCCCGAGATCGATTTGTTTCGTTGGGGACAGCGTGCACGCTTTCTTCCGGATGGTACGGGCCTTGTCTACATGCAGGGCCAGGGGTCTGCCCAGGACTTCTGGCTTCTCGACCTGACCACGCTCAGGAGTCGACGACTGACCGAACTCGGCGGTACGGACACGATGATGTCTTTCGATGTTACGCCGGACGGAAGCCGAATCGTCTTCGATAGACTACGCGAGAACGTCGACGTCGTATTGATCGAGTTGAAGCGCACGGACTAACCGGGCGAGCCGTCGGCCTCGAAGCCCTCCCGTCGTGCCTGACCGAGATTCTAACGCGGTGTGTCCAGGCCTCCGTGCTAACCTCCCGCCATGACCCGCGTAGATCCTGCGAGCAAGCGAATCCGCAACGGTTTAGTGCTGTTGGTTTGGGTCGCGTTTGGCTGCCAACCGACGTACTCTCAGACCGATTGCCCCGCTGGCAACGTGCTCGGGCAGGCGACGATCAAGGAGGCGTACGACGCCTATCACACCGAGCGGTTGACGGACGGAGTCCTGGGGCCCGAGGGTGGACACTGGCTAAGCGATCGAAACACGCTGTTCACATCGATGGGATACGTGGTCTTCGAGTTACCGCAGACGATCCCGGTCCACTCGATCTTCCTGCAAGCGGATGCCAATGACAGTTACCGACTGAGCGGATCGACGGACGGGCGGCAGTGGCAGCCGCTGGAAGAGATTCCCGCCGTCGGTCCGGCCGGCATGCAGATGCGGTACGCCACCGGATTCGATTTCACGCTTCGATTCCTTCGCGTGGAGCCGGGGGCGGGGGACGGCGACTTCAGCATCGGTGAGATCGCGGCCTACTGCGGGACGCCGACCCCATGGCCGCCGGCATTCGAACGCCGCGAGGGCACGGTGCGGGACGGCGCATGGTCCGCCGACCGCAAGCGACGCCTGGCACTCTGGAAGAGCGGCCTTGGCGTCGTCGGTGGCCTGATCCTGCTGGTCGTCGCACACCGAAGCAAGCGATCCCTTTCCCCGTTACCGTACGAGCGTGCGCTGCTGGTGGCGATCGCGATCAGTGGTGGGTTGGCCTGGATCAACTTCGGCACGTTTCACGGCCCGAACGTCGTGCATCTTCACGACACCTACCACTACGTCATGGGGGCCAAGTACTTCCCCGAGAACCGTTACACCGGTCTCTACCATTGTTCGGAGGTCGCAGAGGCCGAATCGGGACGCCGGAGCTTCGTCGAGCGTCGGATGATCCGAAATCTCGAGACCAACGTCCTTGAGTCGGCGACCCGTGCACTGGCGGCGTCCGAGCGATGTCATCAGGCGTTCAGTCCCGAGCGATGGAAAGAGTTCACCGCGGACGTCGAGTTCTATCGAAGCAAGGACTATCCCGGTTCGTGGAGTTCGATCTTTCGCGACCACGGCTACAACGCGACGCCGGTGTGGACCGCCGCCGGTCGTCTGGTCGTCGAGCGCGGATCGATGAGCCAACAACTCGGGTGGCTCGCGGCTCTGGATTTCGCATTCTATGTGCTCATGTTCGGAGCGATCGCGTGGGCGTTCGGGTTGCAGACCACGGCTTTGGCAGCCTTGGTCTGGGGGATCGGGTTCCCGTGGCAGTACGACTGGACGGGGGGCGCCTTCGGCCGCACGCCCTGGATACTCTTCGCCGTGTTGTCCATCTGCCTGTTGCATCGATCGCGGTTCCGATTTGCCGGATTCGCACTGGGTGTCTCGACGTTGCTACGGGCGTTTCCATCGGTACTGGTTGCCGGACCGCTCTTGATCGCAGGACGGGACCTCTTGCGTCGACGTAAGCTGACGAAGTCAATCACCGGCCTGGTGGTCGGTGGGCTATTGGCAGTCGTCGTGGGGGTGTCGTTCGGTGCGTTGTCCGACGGTGGTCTAAAGAACTGGTCGGGGTTCTCCGACAACCTGCGCAAGCACTCCGCGTCCCCGTTGGGGAACCATGTCGGCCTTCGAGCCGCACTGTCTTGGAGCCCGTCGAATACCCAGTCGAAGGTGCTGACAGGAAGACTCGACGACTTCGCGCGCTGGGAAAAGGGTCGTCACGATACGTTCGCCGCGCGTCGGCCGGTCTATTTCATCGTCGCTGCCGCGTTGGTTGGGTTGTTCGCGTGGTTCGTGTTGCGAACTCGGCGCGCCGAGTGGGAGACCGTCGCCGCCGGGATCCTGCCGTTGATGGTGTTGACCGATCTGGCGTCGTACTACCTGATCGCGTTTATCTTGCTTGTCCCGTTTGCGTCGGGACGTCCCCGACGGATCGCGTGGTTCGTCGGCACCGTCGTCGTGAGCCAACTCCTGCAACTGCTACGCCCTTCCGTCGATACATTGTTCTTCATGCAATCCGTCCTTTTTCTTATCGCCATCACCGCAGTGGTCTTGATGAGGAACCGGGAGCCATGAGCCTGCTTACATTCAAGACACTCACCGGATCCACTGCCCGGTCGACCTAGTCTTCCCACGCCGGAATCGGTCGACCCTCGAGGTGGCTCTTCATCGCCTTCTCGAACAGGAAGTCCCAACCCTTGGCCTTGCTTTCCTTCGTCTGGTCCGACACACGCCCCATGGTGCTTTCGCTGAAGCGCAGGACCGTATCGTCGCCGGCGGACTCGAGGGTCCAGGTGCCGAAGCCGAAAGTCGGACCGCCCCAGTTGGGGAAGCTGGAGCCCAGCACCTGCAGCATCTTCCCGGGGTCCAGCGACACCACCGTGCCCCACAGCGTCCCACCGCCGTTCTTCCACTGCTCGAACATCCGACCTCCGGGTCGGGCCTCGAGGGTGTAGGTGCGGGTCTCGGAGTCGCCACCGGTGTAGAACTCGTTTGGCCACCAGGCGCCGATGTCGTCGGTCAGTGCCTGCCAGACCTTGTCGACGGGCGCCGCGATGCGCACCTCCATCTCAAGGTCGACGATCGTCGCGGTGCTCATGAGCTTCCCCCCGTGTTGGTTTCCGGGCCGGTCTTCAATCGCAACAACTCAAGCGGAGAACAAAGGGGACAGATTTATTTTTCTCTGCGAAAAATAAATCTGTCCCCTTTTAGCGTGTCCCCTTTTAGCGCAACATCTTCCACAGGTAGGCGAAGTTCAGCGCCGACATGTAGGCCCGCTGATTGAGATTGGCCGCCGCCGCATGTCCACCCTCGGTGTTCTCGTAGTAGTAGACAGGCTTCCCCATCGCCAGCATCCGCGCCACCATCTTCCGCGCGTGAGCGGGATGCACCCGGTCGTCGCGGGTCGACGTCGCGAAGAAGACCTGCGGGTAGTCCGTCTTCTTGTCGAGGTTGTGGTACGGCGACCACGTCTTGATGTAATTCCAGTCGTCGGTGTCGGGGTTGCCGTACTCGGCCATCCAGCTGTTCCCGGCCAGTAGCTTGTTGTAGCGCTTCATGTCCAGAAGCGGGACGAGACAGACCACCGCCTTGAACAGCTCCGGTCGTTGGACGAAGGTGCCGCCGACGAGGAGTCCACCCTGGGACCCACCCATGATGCCCAGGTGATCGGCCGAGGTGATCTTTCGCTTGATGAGATCTTCCGCAACCGCCGCGAAGTCGTCGAAGTTGGTCTGGTGTTTCTCTTTCACCGCTGCCGTGTGCCACTTGGGGCCGAACTCGCCGCCGCCGCGGATATTGGCCACCACGTAGACGCCACCGCGGGAGACCCAGGACGTGCCGGTCGTGCTGGAGTAGCGCGGCACCTGGGAGATCTCGAAGCCGCCGTAACCGTAGAGCAGTGTCGGGTGACTGCCGTCGGCCTTGAACCCCTTGGGCTTGAAGACGAAGTACGGGATCTTCGTACCATCGACGGACGCCGCTTCGAGCTGTTCCACCGACATGCCGTCGGTGTCGAACCACTCCGGCGATGATTTGATCGCCTGAGGTTCCCCACCGTCACGAACGAGGTAGAGACTGGAAGGAGTCATGAAGTCGGTGTAGGTGAAGAAGAAGTTGTCGTCGACATCCCCACTGCTCCCCAGACGGATGGTACCGAGACCCGGCAGCGAGATCTCCTTGCTCTCCCATCCGTTCTCGCCGGGTGTCAGTCGGTAAAGTCGACCGCGAACGTTATCGAGCGTCGTAAGCAACAGATGATTCTTCGTGCTGCTCACACGACCCAGAGATACACGCTCCTGCGGCACGAACAAGGTCTCGAAGTCGCGTTTGCCCGCGAGGAAGTCATCGAGATCGATGGCAAGCAGCGCGTCGCCGGGATAGGTCGTACCCCCGACCGTCCAATCCGAACGCAGCGCGATCAGTAGTTGATCCTTGAAGATACCCTGCAGGTAGGCGTCCTCGGGGATGTCGACCTTGATCAGTCGCTCGTCCATGCGGAAGAACGTCGTCCCGCGAAAAAACGCCGGTGTCTGGCTGACGAAATCAAAACGACCTTCCGGCGTGTGCATGCTGTAGGCGCTGACCGAGACGTCATCCACGGAACCCTCGAAGACCGTGGTGGCCGATTCCATGGCGGTGCCCCGCTTCCACTCCTTGGTGAAACGGGGATAGCCGGATCGGGTCAGCGTGCCTTCGCCGAAGTCGGTTCCGAGCCACAGCGTGTCCTTGTCCTTCCAGCTGACGTTGGCCTTGGCCTCGGGGACGACGAACCCGTCATCCACAAACTGTTTGGCAACGGTGTCG is a window from the Acidobacteriota bacterium genome containing:
- a CDS encoding NAD(P)-dependent alcohol dehydrogenase translates to MKAVVHTEYGPPEVLTLREVVKPTPGAKEVLIRIAATTVNTGDCEMRRSEIPNVIWFIIRLFFGLTKPRKQILGAYFSGEIEAVGSDVEQFQVGDQVFAASGVRFGAYAEYVCLPSRFTIATKPTNMTHKEASAVPLGGLNAWHYLQKAKIRKGEKVLINGAGGAFGTFAVQLAKLMGATVTGVDSTEKLDMLRELGADHVIDYTQEDYTDNGETYDVIFNVVAKSSLSRGIRTLNSGGRYLLTNPAGLFQMFRAPWISMTSDKDVIVQFAPETVDELNHLRELIESGKLRSIIDRSFPLEQAVEAHHYVESGRKKGNVVLTMGPA
- a CDS encoding zf-TFIIB domain-containing protein; protein product: MMKQVPCPKCGWSFQEEEQRGIRYGRCKTCDGLWFDSLALDALFAEFSTIQHEGSIEEFMSPAFGEASALVCGICDTAMMRGTQDKIAIDWCGGCSAVFLDHGELEKLLSWRKDRGAAERRRFGRAALEELVDIFISFEPWLSYLARNRVELPDPPTD
- a CDS encoding serine/threonine-protein kinase, with the protein product MTIEPGQTLLHYRLTEKIGEGGMGVVWKALDTTLDREVAIKVLPAAFAGNAERLARFEREAKLLASLNHPNLATVFGVHRSDDTRFLAMELVPGEDLAQRISRGRLSIEEVIGIAGQVARALEAAHGRGVVHRDLKPANIRVTPDGTVKILDFGLAKTLEAESGDPSLSPTMTSVGSVAGMLLGTAGYMSPEQARGQDVDERSDIWSFGCVLWECLTQQVLFGGKTVSDSIGAILHTEPDWTRLPEGTTPALRRLLQRCLSKDPRHRLHHIADARIELEATDPDLPSVVRSSRGYWIAIAVLAIAATTALTAALWPTADKAEAEDANPLAGARFTRVTDFPGAEYDAAISPDGRFVTFVSDRDGPFQLYVGQIGAGDFRKLNSDDFTMDDARAAVRSVGFNSDGSEIWLGGGPLRRVRMMPLLGGSVRNFLSEESVTVAWSPDGTQIVYHERVAGDPLYIADSNETNSRKILSPPAGTHQHYPVWSADGLWIYMARGRPATLEMDLWRVRVNGEDLEQVTHGKLDVRSPTPIDANTVLYSARDTDGAGPWLWALDVRTGVSRRASIGLEQYASISASANGRRLVVTVQDARSTLWSVPIQERPATEGDAQPITDLQTPRALSPRFGGSSMFYLSSRGSGDGLWRYSGGKPSEIWRGSKTALLEPAAVSPDGETVVLLLRNEERWRLHTLGADGTRLRLLSETIDARGAAAWSPDGKWIVTGGYEAGVEGLFKIPVGGGAAERIVDGEALNPVWSPEGNLIAYTGAQVNVVTPLLAVRPDGEPVRFPEIDLFRWGQRARFLPDGTGLVYMQGQGSAQDFWLLDLTTLRSRRLTELGGTDTMMSFDVTPDGSRIVFDRLRENVDVVLIELKRTD
- a CDS encoding DUF1129 domain-containing protein encodes the protein MTRVDPASKRIRNGLVLLVWVAFGCQPTYSQTDCPAGNVLGQATIKEAYDAYHTERLTDGVLGPEGGHWLSDRNTLFTSMGYVVFELPQTIPVHSIFLQADANDSYRLSGSTDGRQWQPLEEIPAVGPAGMQMRYATGFDFTLRFLRVEPGAGDGDFSIGEIAAYCGTPTPWPPAFERREGTVRDGAWSADRKRRLALWKSGLGVVGGLILLVVAHRSKRSLSPLPYERALLVAIAISGGLAWINFGTFHGPNVVHLHDTYHYVMGAKYFPENRYTGLYHCSEVAEAESGRRSFVERRMIRNLETNVLESATRALAASERCHQAFSPERWKEFTADVEFYRSKDYPGSWSSIFRDHGYNATPVWTAAGRLVVERGSMSQQLGWLAALDFAFYVLMFGAIAWAFGLQTTALAALVWGIGFPWQYDWTGGAFGRTPWILFAVLSICLLHRSRFRFAGFALGVSTLLRAFPSVLVAGPLLIAGRDLLRRRKLTKSITGLVVGGLLAVVVGVSFGALSDGGLKNWSGFSDNLRKHSASPLGNHVGLRAALSWSPSNTQSKVLTGRLDDFARWEKGRHDTFAARRPVYFIVAAALVGLFAWFVLRTRRAEWETVAAGILPLMVLTDLASYYLIAFILLVPFASGRPRRIAWFVGTVVVSQLLQLLRPSVDTLFFMQSVLFLIAITAVVLMRNREP
- a CDS encoding SRPBCC domain-containing protein: MSTATIVDLEMEVRIAAPVDKVWQALTDDIGAWWPNEFYTGGDSETRTYTLEARPGGRMFEQWKNGGGTLWGTVVSLDPGKMLQVLGSSFPNWGGPTFGFGTWTLESAGDDTVLRFSESTMGRVSDQTKESKAKGWDFLFEKAMKSHLEGRPIPAWED
- a CDS encoding prolyl oligopeptidase family serine peptidase; this encodes MRRRFLATVLFASLLGAVAMAKDNDPYLWLEEVEGEKALAWAVEQSAATVAEFEAVPEFEDIHEQLLEIFNSQDRIPGPSIRGAWVYNYWQDSDHVRGIWRRTFLDEYLKESPAWEIVLDLDALAEAEEENWVWKGSNCLSPEYRHCMLTLSRGGGDASVRREFDTVAKQFVDDGFVVPEAKANVSWKDKDTLWLGTDFGEGTLTRSGYPRFTKEWKRGTAMESATTVFEGSVDDVSVSAYSMHTPEGRFDFVSQTPAFFRGTTFFRMDERLIKVDIPEDAYLQGIFKDQLLIALRSDWTVGGTTYPGDALLAIDLDDFLAGKRDFETLFVPQERVSLGRVSSTKNHLLLTTLDNVRGRLYRLTPGENGWESKEISLPGLGTIRLGSSGDVDDNFFFTYTDFMTPSSLYLVRDGGEPQAIKSSPEWFDTDGMSVEQLEAASVDGTKIPYFVFKPKGFKADGSHPTLLYGYGGFEISQVPRYSSTTGTSWVSRGGVYVVANIRGGGEFGPKWHTAAVKEKHQTNFDDFAAVAEDLIKRKITSADHLGIMGGSQGGLLVGGTFVQRPELFKAVVCLVPLLDMKRYNKLLAGNSWMAEYGNPDTDDWNYIKTWSPYHNLDKKTDYPQVFFATSTRDDRVHPAHARKMVARMLAMGKPVYYYENTEGGHAAAANLNQRAYMSALNFAYLWKMLR